A stretch of DNA from Bactrocera neohumeralis isolate Rockhampton chromosome 6, APGP_CSIRO_Bneo_wtdbg2-racon-allhic-juicebox.fasta_v2, whole genome shotgun sequence:
TGACACCGTTTGTGGAACAGCGGGGTATGTTCCCGCTGGACCTGCACCTACTGGCTGAGCACCTGCTCCTGGCCGATATCCTGTTCCTGGTTGTAAGCCTGCTCCTGGTTGTTGTTCAGCACCTGGTTGATAACCTGCTCCTGGCAGATATCCTGTTCCTGGTTGTAATCCTGCTCCGGGTTGTTGTTCAGCTACTGGTTGATAACCTGCTCCTGGTTGATAACCTGCTACTGGCTGGTATCCTGTTCCTGGTCGTAATCCTGCTCCGGGTTGTTGTTCAGCCCCTGCTTGATAACCTGCTCCTGGCTGATATCCTACTCCTGGTTGTAAGCCTACTCCGGGTTGTTGTTCAGCTCCTGGTTGATAACCTGCTCCTGGTTGATATCCTGCTCCTGGTTGATAACCTGCTCCTGGCTGATATCCTATTCCTGGTTGTAAGCCTGCTCCGGGTTGTTGTTCAGCTCCTGGTTGATAACCTGCTCCTGGTTGATATCCTGCTCCAGGTTGATAACCTGCTCCTGGCTGATATCCTGGTCCTGGTTGTAAGCCTGCTCCTGGTTGTTGTTCAGTTCCTGGTTGATAACCTGCTCCTGGTTGATATCCTGCTCCAGGTTGATAACCTGCTCCTGGCTGATATCCTGTTCCTGGTCGTAATCCTGCTCCGGGTTGTTGTTCAGCCCCTGATTGATAACCTGCTCCTTGCTGATATCCTGTTCCTGGTTGTAAGCCTGCTCCGGGTTGTTGTTCAGCTCCTGGTTGATAACCTGCTCCTGGTTGATATCCTGTTCCTGGTTGGTAACCTGCTCCTGGCTGATATCCTGTTCCTGGTTGTAAGCCTGCACCTGGTTGTTGTCCAGATCCTGGTTGATATCCTGCTGTTGGGTGATATCCTATACCTGTGCCTACTCCGGGTTGTAGTCCAGCACCTGGTTGTGCATCTGCTCCTGGTTGAGGACTCACTTGTGGTTGGTAACCTACACCCGGTTGCAAACCTGCACCAGGTTGCAAACCTGCACCAGGTAGCAAGCTCGCTCCTGGTTGATATCCTGCACCTGGTTGTAATTGAGCACCTTGTTGATACCCTACCCCTGGTTGATAACCAGCACCAGGATGAGCTCCCGGACCGCCAATGACATCTGGGGCATAAATTCCACTAGGCCCAGATGGAATACCAGATACTCCACTTCCAGGTTGCCAATAAGATCCAGTTGGATGAGTGCTTACAACTGGTCCAGTTGGCTGACCTCGTGTAACACCACCTGTCGGGATACCAGCTTGACCAGATCCAGGAGCTTGACCGATTGGACTGGGGCCGTAGATTTGAGATCCCGAGGGAATACCAACTCCTGGAGCTTGCACACCAATTGGTTGAGGTCTGCCACCAGTTTGAATACCTGTGGTTCCTGGCGCATAACCACTTTGTGGCCTTGACCCCGTAATAGGTCCCAAACCGGGGGAATAAGCTTGACCCGAACTTAAATCTACACCTTGTTGAATACCACCACCAGGCCTTGAGCTAACCGTCGTACCTATACCAGGTCCATAAATACCACTGGGTGGTGCACCACCACCAATCCCACCTCCCGGTGGCGCAGGTTGACGGCCTGGTTGCGGTACATATAATCCACCAACCTGACCGGGTTGTAAACCGCCACCAACACTTGTGTAAGTTGGCTGTCCGGTTATTTGTGGACCACCTTGTACAAGTGCTCCAGGCCTTTGATCAGCAGCTGATCCGACCACTCCTGTCCCTGGTTGACCAGTAGGAAGGCCAGCACTGGGAGCATACGCACCTCCATGTACAACTTGGCCACCAATTTGCTGACCAGGTCTTGTAGCTCCTTCTACTCTAGGACCACCAATTTGTCCAGTACCATATCCACTACCTGGCCCCAAAGCGCCACCAGGCTGCACGCTCTCTGGTTGTCCATAAATTGCTCCAGGTCTCACAATAGCTCCTGCTTGAGGTCCTCCACCAGCTCCTGTGCCACCAGTTCCAGTTGGTTGACCGATTCCAGGTCCATAAGATGTCCCGGGTCTAGCTCCCGGCCTTATAATCGCACCTGGTTGAACACCAGCATCTGAGCCAGGAGTTGAGGGTCCAGGTCCAATGGGTTGACCACCAACACCAGGTTGTCGTCCGATACCAGCTATTCCACCAGGTCCAACGGGTTGACCACCAGTGCCAACACCATAACCGGCACCAGGTTGTCGCCCAATACCGCCAACACCTCCAGGTCCAATGGGCTGACCAGCAGTACCAACACCATAACCGGCACCAGGTTGTCGCCCAATACCGCCAACACCTCCAGGTCCAATGGGCTGACCAGCAGTACCAACGCCATAACCAGCGCCAGGCTGTCGCCCAATACCGCCCACGCCTCCAGGTCCAACAGGCTGTCCAACAGTACCAACACCATAACCGGCACCGGGCTGTTGTCCAGCAGTAGGGCCTCTTGCACCTAGACCTCCAGGGCCACTAGGCTGTACACCGCCAGGAGCCAAAACACCCCCTTGCCTCAATGTGCCAGCAGCTCCAGGACCCCCAATTGTAGTAGTACCTGCAGTGCCAGGAATGATTCTCAAGGCATCTGGCCTACCACTACCGCCAACATAAGTGAGGGGATCGGGAGAACCCGCGGGATATTCTAAATTAAATATGTGGGTATATTAACTAAGGTATCATGTACCAGTATTGTTAAACATAACTTACCATAAGTGGGACTTGATGCACAATCACTGCAATCTCCCATTGAGAATTGACTCTGTGCTTGTCCCATACCATGGCTTCCAGCTAAATTTGTAgatttaatcatttatttatgtaactatatataatttttctggaGTTCATACAAACTGTTGTTCTAGATCCGTGTTCATTAGCCTCTGCTTCAGCTTTGCCATCCTGTTCTGGTTTTCCAAAATTGAGATACTGAGATTGCGTCTGACCACGCATACTTAAAGGAGAACATAAAATGATTTacgttattttaatttatatctcGACGATGAAACTTACTATCCTCGTCCGCTTCGCTTTGATCTATCCAAATCAAGTTGATCATTATCAACCTCGTAATTCGATTCCGGCACGCTTTCATCTAATGACGCCTGAAACATAAggttaaaatgtattttaagaaCTATGCGAACACcgtcatgtatgtatatctagtaAATGTAATGCATAACTtcacttttaaaatataattaaggaCTCAATAAAGCTATGCAAGACATGGGTGGTCCCGATAgagttacttttttcaatatccttGTTTTGACaagtgagtcgtgtcaagcgtTCATGTTcattttgttcagtattgtatGACATTTCATCAAGAAAAGACTTACggctgaacaacgtttacaaatcgtttaactttattacgaaaatgcacgttctgtaaagaatgttttttgcgccttcgctcaacttataatcaacataatcggcctactgagcgtactattcgccatcttgagacccagaattcattattggataatattcggccGAACGGACGTGGTATAGTCCAgcaagcagtgaagaaaatatagcaaccgtagctgagagtgtacacgaagccCATGGTGAGTCGATTCGGCGTACATGACTGTCGGATGGAACGACTCCGCGCATttcacgtcgagatcttaaattgaaagcgtacaaaatacagcttgtgcaataattgaagccactcgaccttcTCAATCGACATCGCTACGCTTTATGGgctttattgagagaacactttggtgagcagataacttaacgttttgggccggtcgattggtcaccaagatcgtgtgatatcgcaccgttatgtatgtatatgtaaagcctaaagtctatgcagcCAATCCGCTTCTATTCAGAACTCTATagataatctgcaaaaaataaatgtcaaagaattttctttcgaatgataataatcaTTCCCCATTAAACTTGAAGCTTCTGTGTTTTTCATTAAAACAGTAGGAACCTCGAGATAGATCATCCTTTATTAAATTCGTGTATTACTACTTTGAAGTACGTTTTGAAAATAGGAAACATTTAAAGATCCTCATTTTTGTGTTGACCAAAATAACTAGCTCTCTTTTATGTTAGGGGAAATCCTTTTCACTTGTACGTGGATTTGTTTCTAATACCTGGATTCATTACCACATTAAAGCAGCTTAATGGGAAATTGAGAGACTCCAATTCCaattcaaaacaagtaaggaagggctaagttcgggtgtcaccgaacattttatactctcgcatgataaagtgataatcgagatttcattatacgtcatttacatatttttcaaataccgtattttttaaagttttattccgctatcatcattggttcctaatgtatatactcgtattatacagaaaaggcatcagatggaattcaaaatagcgttatattggaagaaggcgtggttatgaaccgatttcacccatatttcgcacatgtcatcagggtgttaagaaaatattatataccgaatttcattgaaatcggtctagtagttcctgagatatggtttttggtccataagtgggcgagaccacgcccattttcaatttttaaaaaaagcctgggtgcagcttccttctgcaatttcttccgtaaaatttagtgtttctgacgttttttgttagtcggttaacgcacttttagtgattttcaacataaccttttatgggaggtgggcgtggttattatccgatttcttccatttttgaactgtatatgggaatgcctaaagaaaacgactctgtagagtttggttgacatagctatagtagtttccgagatatgtacaaaaaacttagtagggggtggggccacacccacttttccaaaaaaaattgcgtccaaatatgcccctccctaatgcgattctttgtgccaaatttcactttaatatctttatttatggcttagttatgacactttatagcttttcggtttccgccattttgtgggcgtggcagttggccgattttgcccatcgtcgaacttaaccttcttatggagccaaggaatacgtataccaagtttcatcatgtctcaatttttactcaagttacagcttgcacggacggacggacagacggacggacggacagacagacatccggatttcgactctactcgtcgccctgatcactttggtatacataaccctatatctgactcttttagttttaggacttacaaacaaccgttatgtgaacaaaactataacactctccttagcaacattgttgcgagagtataaaaaatgaatatttcgCAACAAAAACTTtactgaattaattaaattaaataattatgttttgttaacataattacaaacaattatttttctgtttttttgtcaAGAAGACATCAAATGTAGTTTGCGTTTGtcttttgtgttatttttaaagttgttgATATGTGGCTGAAGCATCTATATCAAACTGTCTTTTTTAAACTCCTGTCCTAACTTTCAATAAATTGGTCCAAATTTCAAAGttcgaagtttttaacacccagaaggaagcgttggaggccctataaagtataaatataaatgatcagtatgttgagcttagtcgatttagccatgttcgtctgtctgtatatatacgaactagtccctctgtttttaagatatcgttttgaaattttgcaaacgtcattttctcttcaagaagctgctcatttgtcggaactgccgatatcggaccactataacatatagctgccatacaaactgaacgatcggaatcaagttcttgtatagaaaacttttacatttgacaatgtatcttcacaaaagttggcacaggttattttctaagtcaacaatgtaatctcgaagaaaattgttcagatcggctaactatagcatatagctgccatacaaactgaatgatcgaaatcaaatgcttgcatgggaaacctcctcatttgacgatatatcttcacgaaatttggtatgagttattgttcataggaataatattatatcgaaagaaattgttcagatcggcttgctatagcatatagctgtcatacaaaccgaacgatcggaatcaagggcttgtatggaaaactttcgcattttatgtggtatcttcacgaaatttgtcatgaaTTACTGCTtcaggtaataatataatctccgcaaaaattgttcaaattgcttccatgcaaactgaacacatagttactcaacgaaatgcacctgtgaagggtatattagcttcggtgcagccgaagttaaagttttttcttgtttgaattAATGTGTGTATGGAATCGCAATTTAGGGGTATCCACGATTTGAAATAAAAGAGCACAAATCAGTAATCAAAGTCCGGCTATACCTATAACTAAATCTAGTGTGTGCCGAGGTCACAATATCTGGAAATTTGAAATGGTGAATTTAAATATAGAACAACTAGGTGTGGTAATATCAGTAATTTAgtaataaaacagaaatttataaaaagcaacTATGACagcaatattttagaaattgaaaGAATATAAAAACTTATATAAGCAAACTTTTAGTGGGATCTCCTGTTTTTTCAGACATTGAGTACTTTTTTCAGATTTCAACTTTATGATTGTGACACTCGCAAATAACGTCAATAAAACTAGTTTAAAATTCGATGTGAAGGggctttttacaaaaattgtgaGGTTAGTAGTATTGACTTGACAGTTAAGTCAAAATAATGATGTATGAATGAGCGTTGACCGCCGCACATAGGTTTCTTAGTGCATACTGCGGCTAAAAATATAAGGAGTTGTCGCAGGACAATGACATTTGGTACATCATTGTTTTGGAttccaatcaagaaaaaaatgaaaaaaatcaaaatcacgcccccttttttacgcccacctcccatataaggtgaaacttaatttttgacctacagcactgatttttggtacatagcatttttatgacattatatatgttggtgttaaatgaccacctcccatacaaactaaattctcttttatcgaatcttcgtgacattctaattttttaaattttatttagtagtAGAAAAATGTTTAGTACGGACGAAGACATTAATAAGTGATGCAACACATCTTGTTAGTGGATAAGTCCAATTCTTCTGGAATGATACAATACAtccttgttatatatatattgcatacttttgggcggtaACATGCCATTTTAGAGTaactcattgtttttttcaaggggggcaatttggggcagctcaattttttttatcgtttagcTGGCTTTAATTCGGTATATGTATGTCGACAGCGGTAGACAGCGCTAAAAAGATACCACTTTGaagaacattgaaattttgaagtccaaattatgttgttccacaatattttttatgcattatttttttcaatggattttaatgcaaatttttttctttgatacatattataaatgaaaaataattttagttgaattttgttttattgtatcaatgatttgacttttgagtaaattttttgctaattttgattTCTCCACTCACCAAGAGCAGTTCTGGACAAAAAACTAATGCAAAGAATAATACTTTGGTAAAATAAAGATAGTTGGTAAcaaactgtgaaattttcattcaaatcaaacggccatttttgaatttcagccacGGAAATCCCAATGTGCGCCGTTCGAATTTTTAGGACCATCTGCATCGATAGTGAAAGTATCGCAAACAACTGAAATCGGACAGAAACTCGCAATTTAAGTGCAAACAATATACTTGGAGATTCTACAAATACTTCACTTatgcttttaaaatttagtatCATATTAAGCATATTTTCCTCATAAgagaaaaatcaataaatagttgtttataaaattttttgggtatttcacgaaattatataaatttttttggggttctATAATTTCACAATACATCATGCACGCCgaagttaaaaatatgtaaagtgttTTCACTCAGTATCCATTTAACTATGTCAACCAAGGTCGGTAGAAACATTTCGTTTAACTTGTTATGCCAcagtgtaaaaataaataaatggttaTGCTCTCAACTACTTTATCTTATTTGGTtcataaaatgtgaaataaatttttatgatagtttgaaattgttaaaaagcAGAAGTTATTGTGGCTTCTATTTTCCTTATAACGAATGCTATTAGCTTCGAAAGTCATTAGCTTATTTTCACCTGAAACCTTTCttcttaaattaattgaaatcggTGCACAATTTTTCTAGATTCCATATACTAAATGTGAGATatctaaatgaaattaaatgacaTGTCTCCATGACCGCTCTGTGATTCAATACTACAGTTATTATGTTATACTTTTACTAAATACAGTTTTTTCTTCCAGTTCGTCCAGTTgatcttatgtatgtatatatatccaGTAAATTTTATGTAGTCTAATAGAATTAAATCGATGTTTTCTAGGGcatgttttaatttattcagaAATCGTTGCAGATTTTCATATAGTCCCCTTTAGCCAATATAAAcaatttcgaacttccggttgctttgtaccgcatatactgtttccaaaaaataaggtgacatttgaatttaaactgcgcgcgtcaaaggatttggagaattatttttttttaggttggcaGTACTGTCAGtaacatttatgtcaaatttcatgtcaaaatattgattagtgtttgagatacgtgtcgtaaaagtgagtttttcgttttttgcgatgtcgaaatttgttgagcaaagaatttgcattaaattttgtttacggaatcaattttctgctgcggatacgttgaggatgatgcagaaagcctttggtgatgaggctatgtctaaaaaaaattgtttacaagtggtatagtgagttccaagccggccgtgaacgtgtcgaagacgaagagcgtccagggcgaccatcaacctcaaccgacgaagctcacgttcaacaaatcaaagatttggtgtggaaaaaccgtcgattaacaattagagaccttgctgatgaagttggcatatcgaaaggctcagccaataccattttgaaggatattttgggcctcaagcgcgtcaaatctcgactggtaccgaaaacattgaattttttggaaaaaaggcgtcgcgttgaagtgtgtgaaacgatgctttccgactaccagggtgtcatgaaacgcattataactggcgatgagacttggatctatgcttacgatcccgaaacaaccgatcaatcgagcgaatatcgtgccaaaagagagccgagaccaaaaaaatcgcgccaaagtcgctcaaaaatcaaggtcatgttgactgttttcttcgattatcgtggtgttgtgcattatgaattccttccaatcggtcaaacagtcaacaaggaatattatttgaacgttatgcgtcgtttgcgtaacgctatccgcctaaaaaggccggaattgtggaaagacaattcttggtttttacaccacgataatgcaccatcccatactgccctcgtaattcgtgatcaaaAAACTCAACTCATATCGTTCcgcacctgatctggcgccgagcgatttctggctattcaccaagctcaaaagaccgctccggggacaccgtttttatacgatagaggagattcaagccacagcgaagacggaactgcaGGCCATCCCGGCAAGTGaatacaaccagtgtttcgaagattggaaaacccgttggcataagtgctttgcatcgggaggggattactttgaaggggattgaattgatttggaagaataaataaggaattttcaaaataaatactatgccaccttattttttggcattgtatcggccaatatgtgcgttatctcaatgaaaattagagAGCGTGTCTTCTCATAATGTtgtatatttgtgcctaaaattaaTACGATTTGGTGAGAACTTAACCTAGCCTTAACTTAACCtaggtatcttaatgaaacccagcCCAGAAACTGGACGATACtacccccaactcccatatgctacataaaacaattttcgttttctAACAAGTTTTTTgccgaataaaaaaataaacaccaAAAAATTTTCTCGAGTATATCTGAGTTatcaaaattaatgcaatcagcTCATCTCTTACTCTGTCCCCAAAATACCCCATAAAATGATTACGGTCTTGCCACCGGTATTTAAACTGTTCGGTTTGGCCAAAGTGTGTTATATTTCAATGAAACTAAATTAAcaagttttctcaaaaattatgtGGTTTAGCGCTGAATTAGAATGAAattggtatgtatgtacctcatatccctaatataaTGATATCCTCTGGTTAATGTTTTCCACATCAACTCAATATACTAAATTTAGACTTTTCGGTCGAGTTGATATGACACATCTCACATTTGAAGacgtttttacataaatttagctaacaatttcattaaataatagaTGATTGATTCTTTCGCAATattttaatactcttgcaacatgttgctgcagaaTATGGAAGTTTTGTTCACCGAACAGTTGTTCGTATCACATataactaatcgagatagatatagagttatatacatataatgatttgtcaaaaaagtcttgcggtatttttattgaattttttttttctttattgaaatttaaatgaatttttgatgaatcatgcccagctcttgaccgatgctacgaatgctactatgccggtctctttcgaccaattcagcgattttatcgcaattttcgacgacaggccttccggagcgtggcgcatcttcgaccacctctacaccagaacgaaaacgttgaaaccatcgttgtgcggtggaaatggaaactgtatcgggtccataaactgcataaattttattggcggcttgagatgcatttttgcctttatcgtagtagtactgtaaaatatgctgtattttctctttattttgctccatgtttgcgacggtataactcacgaacgacttagaAGAAACGACAaccaatcaaacacgtgttagcgcgtgaaatgagctttccaaaaagatatagcatgacccgatgcgacgaataaaactagaactacgcgctttcagcgccaactagcgaaaataccgcaagactattttgacaacctaatatataagtgatcaggatgacgagaaaagttgaaatccgggtgactgtctgtctgtcggcCGTACGTCCGTGCAagcgtaatcgaaccactgccacgcctacaaaacgccattaaccgaaaacctattaaGGCCCATAAGGAAGCACTAAATTGAGATATAATATGGTACAGGGGATCCCAGTAGCgggcaaaaatttttgaaaaagtgggtgtggcaccgccctctaataagtttaatgtacatatctactcAGCTACTACAACGAAATGTGCTTTTCGCAAATATTATACGAGCTCTTTCCGGCAGtgtaaaaatagatgaaatcggaagataacacTGTTCACTCTCCATATAAAGGTTCGGTTAAAAACtgaatcaataaataaaattaataactcctttaaagtatgccaccttatgaccaaaaacttCGCAAATGTAAACTCCAGTatgtagttgacttttgactgaaactatcggtcaatgtatgggattataattgaaattcagagagaaacctttcctgatagtagtcTGCATGTAGGCTAAAAATGTGTTGATTCGGgtaaatacttcccttagcctcTCTAAATATGTGAGTTACCTTAATTAAATTGAGAGAGAGGGTTTTTCTTTTAACGGTACATTTTTGTGCTTAGCGTGAATAAAATTGGGTGAAATCTCGCTCTAGATCATATATAACTAACAAGTCTTATCAACCTGAGAGTACTTCCCTAGCTTTGAccctggcaagttgcaagagtatgatcTGTTCGCTTACACCcgaaattatttcttatttgtttaaaagaaagttttgccaacacctgAAGGTATTATATTTCACCGGATTTGATATTTGCAAGATTGCAAGAGATACATATGTTCGGTTACTCCTGAACTTtg
This window harbors:
- the LOC126761495 gene encoding fibroin heavy chain isoform X30; translated protein: MLPIRWAFVGIALLIAATNGATIASLDESVPESNYEVDNDQLDLDRSKRSGRGYMRGQTQSQYLNFGKPEQDGKAEAEANEHGSRTTVSGSHGMGQAQSQFSMGDCSDCASSPTYEYPAGSPDPLTYVGGSGRPDALRIIPGTAGTTTIGGPGAAGTLRQGGVLAPGGVQPSGPGGLGARGPTAGQQPGAGYGVGTVGQPVGPGGVGGIGRQPGAGYGVGTAGQPIGPGGVGGIGRQPGAGYGVGTAGQPIGPGGVGGIGRQPGAGYGVGTGGQPVGPGGIAGIGRQPGVGGQPIGPGPSTPGSDAGVQPGAIIRPGARPGTSYGPGIGQPTGTGGTGAGGGPQAGAIVRPGAIYGQPESVQPGGALGPGSGYGTGQIGGPRVEGATRPGQQIGGQVVHGGAYAPSAGLPTGQPGTGVVGSAADQRPGALVQGGPQITGQPTYTSVGGGLQPGQVGGLYVPQPGRQPAPPGGGIGGGAPPSGIYGPGIGTTVSSRPGGGIQQGVDLSSGQAYSPGLGPITGSRPQSGYAPGTTGIQTGGRPQPIGVQAPGVGIPSGSQIYGPSPIGQAPGSGQAGIPTGGVTRGQPTGPVVSTHPTGSYWQPGSGVSGIPSGPSGIYAPDVIGGPGAHPGAGYQPGVGYQQGAQLQPGAGYQPGASLLPGAGLQPGAGLQPGVGYQPQVSPQPGADAQPGAGLQPGVGTGIGYHPTAGYQPGSGQQPGAGLQPGTGYQPGAGYQPGTGYQPGAGYQPGAEQQPGAGLQPGTGYQQGAGYQPGAEQQPGAGLQPGIGYQPGAGYQPGAGYQPGAGYQPGAEQQPGVGLQPGVGYQPGAGYQAGAEQQPGAGLRPGTGYQPVAGYQPGAGYQPVAEQQPGAGLQPGTGYLPGAGYQPGAEQQPGAGLQPGTGYRPGAGAQPVGAGPAGTYPAVPQTVSTYGQVGGDGSGAQQGDIYGPGTLPGSGTFGPLGIPGTGATGVGGIGGAGVLPGGVSVGPSALAYPGAAVPGAGALGEYKEEGPGNLITASGAGGADDAFSQAESSISEGQAAASAQGKKNGGTAKTQVSGTYSATGTFSASASTSDSDRSANAQVSGNSDGAMSQSQGQGGAAQSQAQVQVNSKDGGTKASSQSGGVIHQSQSEVQANDKGGLADSQSSGPGQTSSQAQIGFRPNQDGSAPPTTGGGQASAQSGSHSGQSQSQIQGTSKFGVSYHGAAQSASGTKEQVASYREQNRELFHSISQFGNSDAVTDRVDTVYSGPSGTALTADGNALPDLELKSSKSVKEIVNANKVTDEDSTLNEDEEEEPYDEYDDEDEYYNENSKLDSQTGNKPESQSQYRTYTQNSPTQSQQAAVPNSPDKYLLVQNQNGRVQKYPFRSTTEMVPRGFRGTVNVEKKFHTKAVKSQPTDNDLDSAEEPATPTKHRTPDSYVTVTKSITGSMDNTKNPPQENKNFQSTYYTKSSTCGYFTFSCNIVYGANGRSKICRPKAPANGKC
- the LOC126761495 gene encoding fibroin heavy chain isoform X23 — protein: MLPIRWAFVGIALLIAATNGATIASLDESVPESNYEVDNDQLDLDRSKRSGRGYMRGQTQSQYLNFGKPEQDGKAEAEANEHGSRTTVSGSHGMGQAQSQFSMGDCSDCASSPTYEYPAGSPDPLTYVGGSGRPDALRIIPGTAGTTTIGGPGAAGTLRQGGVLAPGGVQPSGPGGLGARGPTAGQQPGAGYGVGTVGQPVGPGGVGGIGRQPGAGYGVGTAGQPIGPGGVGGIGRQPGAGYGVGTAGQPIGPGGVGGIGRQPGAGYGVGTGGQPVGPGGIAGIGRQPGVGGQPIGPGPSTPGSDAGVQPGAIIRPGARPGTSYGPGIGQPTGTGGTGAGGGPQAGAIVRPGAIYGQPESVQPGGALGPGSGYGTGQIGGPRVEGATRPGQQIGGQVVHGGAYAPSAGLPTGQPGTGVVGSAADQRPGALVQGGPQITGQPTYTSVGGGLQPGQVGGLYVPQPGRQPAPPGGGIGGGAPPSGIYGPGIGTTVSSRPGGGIQQGVDLSSGQAYSPGLGPITGSRPQSGYAPGTTGIQTGGRPQPIGVQAPGVGIPSGSQIYGPSPIGQAPGSGQAGIPTGGVTRGQPTGPVVSTHPTGSYWQPGSGVSGIPSGPSGIYAPDVIGGPGAHPGAGYQPGVGYQQGAQLQPGAGYQPGASLLPGAGLQPGAGLQPGVGYQPQVSPQPGADAQPGAGLQPGVGTGIGYHPTAGYQPGSGQQPGAGLQPGTGYQPGAGYQPGTGYQPGAGYQPGAEQQPGAGLQPGTGYQQGAGYQSGAEQQPGAGLRPGTGYQPGAGYQPGAGYQPGAGYQPGTEQQPGAGLQPGPGYQPGAGYQPGAGYQPGAGYQPGAEQQPGAGLQPGIGYQPGAGYQPGAGYQPGAGYQPGAEQQPGVGLQPGVGYQPGAGYQPGAEQQPGAGLQPGTGYRPGAGAQPVGAGPAGTYPAVPQTVSTYGQVGGDGSGAQQGDIYGPGTLPGSGTFGPLGIPGTGATGVGGIGGAGVLPGGVSVGPSALAYPGAAVPGAGALGEYKEEGPGNLITASGAGGADDAFSQAESSISEGQAAASAQGKKNGGTAKTQVSGTYSATGTFSASASTSDSDRSANAQVSGNSDGAMSQSQGQGGAAQSQAQVQVNSKDGGTKASSQSGGVIHQSQSEVQANDKGGLADSQSSGPGQTSSQAQIGFRPNQDGSAPPTTGGGQASAQSGSHSGQSQSQIQGTSKFGVSYHGAAQSASGTKEQVASYREQNRELFHSISQFGNSDAVTDRVDTVYSGPSGTALTADGNALPDLELKSSKSVKEIVNANKVTDEDSTLNEDEEEEPYDEYDDEDEYYNENSKLDSQTGNKPESQSQYRTYTQNSPTQSQQAAVPNSPDKYLLVQNQNGRVQKYPFRSTTEMVPRGFRGTVNVEKKFHTKAVKSQPTDNDLDSAEEPATPTKHRTPDSYVTVTKSITGSMDNTKNPPQENKNFQSTYYTKSSTCGYFTFSCNIVYGANGRSKICRPKAPANGKC